From Saccopteryx leptura isolate mSacLep1 chromosome 3, mSacLep1_pri_phased_curated, whole genome shotgun sequence, one genomic window encodes:
- the NECAP2 gene encoding adaptin ear-binding coat-associated protein 2 isoform X1, translated as METGEYESVLCVKPEVHVYRIPPRATNRGYRAAEWQLDQPSWSGRLRITAKGPMAYIKLEDRTSGELFAQAPVDQFPGTAVESVTDSSRYFVIRIEDGNGRRAFIGIGFGDRGDAFDFNVALQDHFKWVKQQCEFAKQAQNPDQGPKLDLGFKEGQTIKLNIANMKKKEGVAGTPRARPASTGGLSLLPPPPGGKTSTLIPPPAEQLSVGGSFIQPAGAPGSGGATVSWPQPKPATAATADIWGDFTKSTGATSNQTQPGTGWVQF; from the exons ATGGAGACGGGCGAGTACGAGTCGGTGCTGTGTGTCAAGCCGGAGGTCCACGTCTATCGCATCCCGCCGAGGGCCACCAACCGTGGCTACAG GGCTGCGGAGTGGCAGCTGGACCAGCCATCATGGAGTGGCCGGCTGCGGATCACTGCAAAAGGGCCAATGGCCTACATCAAGCTGGAGGACAGGACCTCAG GGGAGCTCTTTGCTCAGGCGCCAGTGGATCAGTTTCCTGGCACAGCTGTGGAGAGCGTGACAGATTCCAGCAGGTACTTCGTTATTCGCATCGAAGATGGAAACG GGCGACGGGCATTTATTGGAATTGGCTTTGGGGACCGAGGTGATGCCTTTGACTTCAATGTTGCATTGCAGGACCATTTCAA gTGGGTGAAGCAGCAGTGTGAATTTGCAAAGCAGGCCCAGAACCCTGACCAAGGCCCCAAACTGGACCTGGGCTTCAAGGAGGGCCAGACCATCAAGCTCAACATTGCG aacatgaagaagaaggaaggagtagCCGGGACTCCCCGAGCCCGGCCCGCCAGCACAGGAGGGCTGAGCCTGCTTCCACCTCCCCCTGGGGGGAAGACCTCTACCCTGATCCCGCCCCCCGCGGAACAGTTGTCTGTTGGGGGGTCCTTCATCCAGCCAGCAGGTGCTCCCGGTTCAG GTGGTGCCACTGTGTCCTGGCCGCAGCCCAAGCCTGCCACTGCTGCCACCGCTGACATCTGGGGAGACTTCACAAAATCCACAGG GGCGACTTCCAACCAGACTCAGCCAGGCACAGGCTGGGTCCAGTTCTGA
- the NECAP2 gene encoding adaptin ear-binding coat-associated protein 2 isoform X2 has product METGEYESVLCVKPEVHVYRIPPRATNRGYRAAEWQLDQPSWSGRLRITAKGPMAYIKLEDRTSGELFAQAPVDQFPGTAVESVTDSSRYFVIRIEDGNGRRAFIGIGFGDRGDAFDFNVALQDHFKWVKQQCEFAKQAQNPDQGPKLDLGFKEGQTIKLNIANMKKKEGVAGTPRARPASTGGLSLLPPPPGGKTSTLIPPPAEQLSVGGSFIQPAGAPGSGRLPTRLSQAQAGSSSDLSATLDPHPYSGKELPPLGHRKEDKALPGKLLFGA; this is encoded by the exons ATGGAGACGGGCGAGTACGAGTCGGTGCTGTGTGTCAAGCCGGAGGTCCACGTCTATCGCATCCCGCCGAGGGCCACCAACCGTGGCTACAG GGCTGCGGAGTGGCAGCTGGACCAGCCATCATGGAGTGGCCGGCTGCGGATCACTGCAAAAGGGCCAATGGCCTACATCAAGCTGGAGGACAGGACCTCAG GGGAGCTCTTTGCTCAGGCGCCAGTGGATCAGTTTCCTGGCACAGCTGTGGAGAGCGTGACAGATTCCAGCAGGTACTTCGTTATTCGCATCGAAGATGGAAACG GGCGACGGGCATTTATTGGAATTGGCTTTGGGGACCGAGGTGATGCCTTTGACTTCAATGTTGCATTGCAGGACCATTTCAA gTGGGTGAAGCAGCAGTGTGAATTTGCAAAGCAGGCCCAGAACCCTGACCAAGGCCCCAAACTGGACCTGGGCTTCAAGGAGGGCCAGACCATCAAGCTCAACATTGCG aacatgaagaagaaggaaggagtagCCGGGACTCCCCGAGCCCGGCCCGCCAGCACAGGAGGGCTGAGCCTGCTTCCACCTCCCCCTGGGGGGAAGACCTCTACCCTGATCCCGCCCCCCGCGGAACAGTTGTCTGTTGGGGGGTCCTTCATCCAGCCAGCAGGTGCTCCCGGTTCAG GGCGACTTCCAACCAGACTCAGCCAGGCACAGGCTGGGTCCAGTTCTGACCTGAGCGCAACTCTTGATCCTCATCCATATTCCGGAAAGGAGCTGCCTCCTTTGGGCCACAGGAAGGAGGACAAAGCACTCCCTGGCAAGCTTCTGTTCGGAGCATGA